In a single window of the bacterium genome:
- a CDS encoding GxxExxY protein, with amino-acid sequence MNRAKKSIPVSYKGIQLDCGYRLDLLVENRLILEKESVDKLSPFHETQTLTYLR; translated from the coding sequence ATGAATCGAGCGAAAAAATCAATACCCGTATCCTATAAAGGCATTCAATTGGATTGCGGATACCGGCTGGATTTGCTTGTTGAGAACAGGTTGATTCTTGAGAAAGAATCAGTAGATAAATTATCGCCGTTTCATGAAACACAAACTTTAACCTATCTGAGATAG